DNA sequence from the Candidatus Gracilibacteria bacterium genome:
TCCAAAGCAATCCCGGCAAAAATTTCATCAATAAAAGGGGAAAAATCACTCATAATTAAACTAATTTACGATTAAAAGCTTCCGTATCATGCACTTTGGCCAACGCAGCATCTTTAGAAATAAGCCCTTGCCCCACAAGTTGCGCCAACGAATCATCCAAGGTTTGCATTCCTTCACTCTTACCGATTTGCATCATGGAATAAATCTGATGCGTGTTGCCTTCTTTGATACAATTTCGAATCGCATCATTCACCACCATGATCTCAAACGCCGACACGCGACCGTGTCCGTCCGTGCGCGGAACAAGCGTCTGCGCCACCACAGCCAGCAAGGACGCAGAAAGCTCTGCCCGAATCTGTTGTTGTTGATACGCGGGGAATACATCGATCATACGATCTACGGTTTGCGGAGCGTCAGAAGTGTGCAAAGTGGACAAAACAAGGTGCCCGGTTTCCGCCAAGGTGATGGCTGCGGCAATGGTTTCAAGGTCGCGCATTTCCCCCACCAAAATCACATCCGGGTCCTGGCGAAGCGACGAACGAATCGCGGTGGCAAACGAATCCGTGTGAGCCGACACCTCGCGCTGTGTGATAAGCGCAGACTTGGGTTCGTGCACAAACTCAATCGGATCCTCGATGGTGATGATATGACATTTTCGATGCGTGTTGGCGTGATTGATCATGGCCGCGAGCGTGGTCGATTTTCCACTTCCCGTAGGCCCGGTCACCAAAACCAACCCTCGCGGTTTCATGACAAAATCGGCAAGGATCGACGGCAATCCCATCTCCTCCAACGTAGGTGCTTTTTCCGGAATCGAGCGAAACGCCATGGCAATCCCCTCTTTATCCAAATATAAATTCACACGAAAACGTCCGGACTCGGCTGAACCATAAGAAAAATCAACTTCTTTTTGTTTTTGAAACAACGCGAATTTATCCGGGCCCGCCACTTTTTGCGCCACTTCTCGGAGCGCCGACTCGGTCAACGGCCCCATTTTATCCGTGACAAACAGATCTCCACTCGGGAGACGAATCACGGGCGGCTGCCCCACCTTGAGGTGAAGATCCGGGGCGTGATGCACCACCACCTGAGCCAAAAGTGCGTCAATATCCATAATAAGGGCTTTTAAAATCTTATTATTATACAACAAATTCAGCACAAATGAAACCCCAAAGCCTAAAAAAAGACCTTAAAATGTGGTATAATTCACAGATTGAAAATCAAAATAAAAATTTATGCCTCCTCCGGAAGTCCAAAAAGAAACACCCAAACAAACAACCATCCGAGCTCTCATTGATGAATGTCTTAAACATATTGATAGTTACGAAAAAGGAACCGCTCCAAATCTCAACATTGGAAAAGATTGGGCAAAATATGAAAAACCCTATCATAAAAGAAACCACACGGATTTTGTCATGCAAGAAATCGCCCAATTACTCGAAGCGGAACAGAAAAACCAAGATTCCCCTTTAGCCGAAAGGAAAGAAGAAAATGCGGATTTATGTCGTCTTTTCGCCGGGAGCCATGACTATGACCAACAAGAAAATTCTTCGGATCCCGATTACAACGGAGGAAATGAAAAACGTTCCTTAACATGGCTTATTCCAAAAATGGTGGCAAGCGGACAATTCACTGCCGAGGACATCGAAATCGCCAAAATCGCCGAGCTCGGAACCTGGACTCCGGTCGTTGGAAAAGGGACAGAGACCCATCTCCAACAAGTTGTACGGGAATTCGGGACCGGAAAAGGCCCCGCACCAACCTTACAAACAAAAATGGAAGATCTCGCTTCCAAATACGGAATATCCATCGATCCTCAAATTTTCAGAAATCCGCGCGCCATCGCTATCGCCAAACTCTTGGCCGATGCCGACCTCGCCACCTTGGGAAACGAATGGGATGTTTATTGGGAAAACATGATGCTCTTTTTCCGCGAGCAACATCCGGAAATCAACCAAAACTCCAACACTTCGGACGCCCGAGAGACATGGGGAAAATATCTCCAATTCCAAGTGAATCTTTTAAACAATCATCACTATCACACTCAAGTCGCCCAAAATCGATACCCCCATTGCCCAACCAACTCCGCCGAGGTTTCAGGAATTTTAACAAACAATGAAACATTCAACGCCTCGTTTGAGGCCATGCTAAAGATGAACGGTACTTACAAACCACAGGCCAAAACCATGAGTGTAATTAACGCTTAAATTCTCCAATAATATTCGCATTCTTCTTTCCTCTACAAAAAGAGGGCAATCGCTTGCCCCCTTTTTCACGTGAATTTAAAACCAAAACTACATCATATCCATCCCGCCCGGCATTCCACCCATTCCTCCCATATGACCGCCTTCTTTCTTATCCTCCGGAATATCGGTCACCCCGGCTTCGGTGGTCAAGAAAATTCCGGCCAATGACGCGGCATTTTCCAACGCGGAGCGCGTGACTTTTTTCGGATCCACAATCCCAGACTTGATCATATCGACCATTTCGCCTTTTTCAGCGTCATAGCCTTGTCCGGCCTTGGCATTGCGAACCATATCCACGATCACCGCACCTTCTTTCCCCGCGTTTTGCGCGATTTGGAACACCGGAGACTCGAGGGCTTTTTTCACAATCGCGATTCCCGTGGTTTCATCCATATCCGCCCCTTTGAGCGCATCGAGAATCTTGGCGGCTTGCAACAAAGCGGTTCCTCCTCCGGCCACAATCCCCTCTTCCACAGCCGCACGAGTCGCAGACAACGCATCTTCAATGCGATGTTTCTTTTCCTTAAGCTCCACTTCCGTGGCTGCACCGACCTTGATAATGCCAACACCTCCGGACAATTTCGCCAAGCGTTCCGTGAGTTTTTCTTTATCAAAATCCGATGTGGTGTGATCGAGCGTAACCTTAATTTCCGCCACGCGAGCATCGATGGCCTTCTGATTGCCGGCGCCTTCCACAATCGTGGTGTCATCTTTGGTGGCAATCACTTTTCGCGCTTCTCCAAGATGAGTCAAATCCGCATTCTCAAGCGTCAAACCCACTTCTTCGGAAATCACGGTTGCTCCGGTCAACGCCGCAATATCTTTAAGAATTTCCTTACGTCGATCCCCAAATGCCGGGGCCTTGATCGCAAGCATGCTGAACGTGCCTCGAAGTTTATTCACCACCATGGTGGCAAGCGCTTCCCCGTCCACATCTTCGGCAATGATCACGAGCTCTTTTTTCCCGCCCTGTGCCAATTTTTCCAACAAAGGAAGAATGGTTTGCACGGACGAAATTTTCTTATCCGTGATTAAAATTTTTGCATTTTCATAGGTCGCCTCCATACGTCCCGAATCCGTAACCATATAAGGAGAAATATACCCGTTGTCGAATTGCATTCCTTCCACCACTTCCATATCGAGCCCAAAAGTCTGAGATTCTTCCACCGTGATCACGCCATCATTCCCGACCTTTTCCATGGCCATGGAAATGAATTTGCCCACTTCCGGATCTTGGGCGGAAATCGTGGCCACCTGCGCCACTTCTTCCGGAGTGCTGATGTCTTTTTTCATTTCACCCAATTCATGCACGATTTTTTTCACCGCTTTGTCGATCCCGCGCTTCAAAGCAATCGGATTGGCTCCGGCCGCGAGATTGCGGAATCCTTCGGTGATGATGGCGTACGCCAATACCGTGGCAGTCGTGGTCCCATCTCCGGCCACATCATTGGTTTTGGTCGCCACTTCTTTCACGAGTTGTGCTCCCATATTTTCAAACGGATCCGGGAGATCGATTTCTTTTGCAATGGTCACACCATCGTTCGTGATGGTGGGAGCTCCATATTTTTTATCAAGAACCACATTGCGACCCTTGGGCCCCATGGTGATGCGAACCGCATCGGCCAAGCGTTTGGCGCCATTGATCATTTTTTGGCGAACCGCGTCGCCGTATTGAACCTGTTTAGACATGATAGAAAAATTTTAAATGTTAAATTTTAGATTTTAAATTATCCAAGAATCGCGAGCACATCGCTTTCATTCAAAAAAAGCAATTCTTTTCCCTCGTGTTTCACTTCTGTGGGCCCGTATTTGGTAAAAAGAACCGTGTCCCCCACTTTGACGGTCATGGGAATTCGTTTCCCTTCATTATTTAATTTCCCCGCACCAATGGCGAGAACTTTCCCTTTTTGAGGTTTTTCTTTTGCCGACTCGGGAAGAACAATCCCGGAAGCAGTGACTTCGTCTTCCTTGAGACGTTCCACCACCAACCCATCGTTTAAAGGCTGAAGCGTAACTTTCTCCATATAAAAATAAGGTTAAAAACTAAAAAAGCTAGCACACTATATTTGAGAGTGCTAAGGGAGTCAAGGAAAATTTATTTCGCCACGTCCTCCACTCGAATCTCTCGAATCACATCCACCTTGATTTCACCTTGATATTGGAGTTGATCCTCGATTTGAGCGGCAATACGGTGCACCATTTTGGCAGCTTGGAGGTCATCGATGACCGACGGTTCCACAAACACGCGCACTTGGCGCCCGGCCTGAACCGCGTACGATTTACGCACACCTTCAAACGAATTCGCAACCGTCTCAATTTCACGCAAACGTTTTACGAAATTTTCAAGATTTTCCTTATTGGCTCCGGGTCGAGACTCGGAAATTCGATTCGCCACTTGAATAATTTTAGCTTCAATCGTCTCCGCAAAACAATCACCTTCATGCGCTTCCACGCAATGAACAAGCTCGCGCGGTAACCCGAATTTCTTTAAAATATCACGCCCGATCAACGAATGCGGCATCTGAATTTCATGATCCATGGCCTTGCCAATATCATGAAGCAACCCGGCTTTTCGACACAAAGCCCCATCCGCTCCCAAATCCGTAGCCAATGACGCAGCCAAAAAGGCCACTTCCATCGAGTGTTTGAGCACATTTTGGCCATAACTCGTACGAAATTTAAGACGTCCCAAAAGCTTGAGTAATTCCACGGGCAACCCAACCACTCCGGCCTCAAACGCGGCTTTTTCTCCCAATTCACGGATCAATTGAGTCACTTCTTCTTTGGCTTTTTTCACCACTTCCTCAATGCGGGCCGGATGAATACGTCCATCCTCAACCAAACGTTCGAGGGCAATTTTAGCCACATAGCGACGCACCAAATCAAACCCGGAAATCACAATCGACCCCGGCGTATCATCCACAATCACATCAATTCCGGTGAGCTCTTCAAACGTATTAATATTACGTCCTTCACGACCAATGATGCGACCTTTCATCTCATCGTTCGGAATATTCACAATCGTGGCTGTGGATTCCATCGTGGTCTCGGCCGCGTATTTTTGAATCGCGTCCACAATCATACTGCGGGCACGCAATTCCGCTTCATCGTGCAAATCTTTTTCCGTTTTTCGAATCTGTGCGATGAGATCTTCTTTGGCTTCTTCTTCCACTTTTTTCAACAACAATTCCCGCGCCTCATCTTTAGACAAACTGGCCACGCGTTCAAGCTGCCCCTTCTGTTGTTCATATAATTTCTGAACTTCTTCCTTAAGAGAACGAACCGCCACAACCTTGGATTCGAGCTCGGTTTTGGTTTTTTCCGCTTCACGAAGTTGTTTATCGAGCGTCTCTTCTTTGGTCTCAATACGCTTTTCCATCTTATCGAGCTGAACACGCTTTTCACGCTCTTCTTTCTTGGCTTCTTCCTGAATTCTCAACGCCTCATTTTTAGCGTCGAATAAAAGTTCCTTGGATCTGGAATTCGCTTCTTGAAGCTCATGTCTCGTCTTTTCCGAAACTCGCGCTTCCTCCTCACGAAGCTTTTTCGAACGAATCTGATAACCACCAGCGGCTCCTCCGAGGAGCCCAACCAAACCCAACAATAATAAAGTACTGATTTCCGGCATAAAAAGGGGGGCTTTAAACGCCTCTGCATACCTTTTCCCCTCCCAAAAGGGATCTTTCTTAGATCAAATCGAACGCATCAACAAATCAAAATCTAAAAGTAAACGAATCAACAAGATCAAAATTTTAAGAAAGAATCAGATTAAAAAGGCAAAACAAAGACTATATAAAAATCTAGCTTAACGATACTGGAGTCCGGGAAAATAAGTCAAGAAGCAAAAAAGGGGAAAGGGATGGGAAAAATTAAGAATTTCACCTGACAAAATAATGGCGCAAAAAACAGTCAAGTTAAAAGTTGACGATTTACGAGTTTGATGGTATTGATTATATTTAATCAAAAATAGATATGTCTGAATTAAGGGATTACGACGATGATTATAACGATGATAGCAACAACGAAAACCCTCCTGTAAAAAGGGGCCCAGAAATGCATTTCATACTAGGTCCTCTCGTTTTTCCAAAAGAAACCCCACCGACGCCAAAAAAAGAATCCGATGAATGGGAAGGGGAAATATTAAAAATTTACGCTAGAGATTTAAGGATCCGCTTTTGGAATTGGGTCTTATACGAAGATTAAAGTGAAGTGCGTTAAAAAAAACTGAATATCAATCAATCGCTGAAAATTCAATCACTACTCAAACAACAAATTTTCTACGCAAATCTGTTGTGGTTCATCTTTTTTTAACGTTTTTGTCATAACTCAAATGTTATCGTTGAGGCGCTTTCACAAATCCCGCA
Encoded proteins:
- a CDS encoding type IV pilus twitching motility protein PilT translates to MDIDALLAQVVVHHAPDLHLKVGQPPVIRLPSGDLFVTDKMGPLTESALREVAQKVAGPDKFALFQKQKEVDFSYGSAESGRFRVNLYLDKEGIAMAFRSIPEKAPTLEEMGLPSILADFVMKPRGLVLVTGPTGSGKSTTLAAMINHANTHRKCHIITIEDPIEFVHEPKSALITQREVSAHTDSFATAIRSSLRQDPDVILVGEMRDLETIAAAITLAETGHLVLSTLHTSDAPQTVDRMIDVFPAYQQQQIRAELSASLLAVVAQTLVPRTDGHGRVSAFEIMVVNDAIRNCIKEGNTHQIYSMMQIGKSEGMQTLDDSLAQLVGQGLISKDAALAKVHDTEAFNRKLV
- the groL gene encoding chaperonin GroEL (60 kDa chaperone family; promotes refolding of misfolded polypeptides especially under stressful conditions; forms two stacked rings of heptamers to form a barrel-shaped 14mer; ends can be capped by GroES; misfolded proteins enter the barrel where they are refolded when GroES binds), with product MSKQVQYGDAVRQKMINGAKRLADAVRITMGPKGRNVVLDKKYGAPTITNDGVTIAKEIDLPDPFENMGAQLVKEVATKTNDVAGDGTTTATVLAYAIITEGFRNLAAGANPIALKRGIDKAVKKIVHELGEMKKDISTPEEVAQVATISAQDPEVGKFISMAMEKVGNDGVITVEESQTFGLDMEVVEGMQFDNGYISPYMVTDSGRMEATYENAKILITDKKISSVQTILPLLEKLAQGGKKELVIIAEDVDGEALATMVVNKLRGTFSMLAIKAPAFGDRRKEILKDIAALTGATVISEEVGLTLENADLTHLGEARKVIATKDDTTIVEGAGNQKAIDARVAEIKVTLDHTTSDFDKEKLTERLAKLSGGVGIIKVGAATEVELKEKKHRIEDALSATRAAVEEGIVAGGGTALLQAAKILDALKGADMDETTGIAIVKKALESPVFQIAQNAGKEGAVIVDMVRNAKAGQGYDAEKGEMVDMIKSGIVDPKKVTRSALENAASLAGIFLTTEAGVTDIPEDKKEGGHMGGMGGMPGGMDMM
- the groES gene encoding co-chaperone GroES — encoded protein: MEKVTLQPLNDGLVVERLKEDEVTASGIVLPESAKEKPQKGKVLAIGAGKLNNEGKRIPMTVKVGDTVLFTKYGPTEVKHEGKELLFLNESDVLAILG
- the rny gene encoding ribonuclease Y is translated as MPEISTLLLLGLVGLLGGAAGGYQIRSKKLREEEARVSEKTRHELQEANSRSKELLFDAKNEALRIQEEAKKEEREKRVQLDKMEKRIETKEETLDKQLREAEKTKTELESKVVAVRSLKEEVQKLYEQQKGQLERVASLSKDEARELLLKKVEEEAKEDLIAQIRKTEKDLHDEAELRARSMIVDAIQKYAAETTMESTATIVNIPNDEMKGRIIGREGRNINTFEELTGIDVIVDDTPGSIVISGFDLVRRYVAKIALERLVEDGRIHPARIEEVVKKAKEEVTQLIRELGEKAAFEAGVVGLPVELLKLLGRLKFRTSYGQNVLKHSMEVAFLAASLATDLGADGALCRKAGLLHDIGKAMDHEIQMPHSLIGRDILKKFGLPRELVHCVEAHEGDCFAETIEAKIIQVANRISESRPGANKENLENFVKRLREIETVANSFEGVRKSYAVQAGRQVRVFVEPSVIDDLQAAKMVHRIAAQIEDQLQYQGEIKVDVIREIRVEDVAK